Proteins found in one Nitrospirota bacterium genomic segment:
- the lspA gene encoding signal peptidase II → MNKYLLLTVVAGGVTIVDQLSKYAVQHMLTLHNPIEVIPGFFNITYIFNPGAAFGLFGNISETARMIILIGISLIACALFFYMYIKIRERDNIILIPVAMILGGAAGNLIDRARFQMVVDFLDFHWGRYHWPAFNIADSAITIGTVILVAAILFTEKGRILNV, encoded by the coding sequence ATGAATAAATACTTGCTATTGACAGTAGTGGCCGGCGGGGTTACTATAGTAGATCAGTTATCCAAGTATGCAGTACAACATATGCTGACACTTCACAATCCTATTGAGGTAATACCTGGATTCTTTAATATCACTTATATCTTCAATCCAGGGGCGGCATTTGGTCTTTTCGGAAACATTAGTGAAACAGCACGGATGATAATACTAATCGGAATCTCTTTAATTGCCTGCGCCCTCTTTTTCTATATGTACATAAAGATCAGAGAAAGGGATAACATCATTCTTATACCTGTTGCCATGATACTTGGAGGGGCAGCCGGAAATCTTATAGACCGTGCAAGGTTTCAGATGGTCGTAGACTTCCTCGATTTCCACTGGGGACGATATCATTGGCCTGCGTTTAATATTGCAGACTCTGCCATAACAATTGGCACTGTAATTCTCGTTGCGGCAATTCTATTTACCGAAAAAGGACGCATCCTGAATGTTTGA
- a CDS encoding tetratricopeptide repeat protein, producing the protein MNKAWERLLSKAIMTLEEGNWLRAVQYLKRSCELYPDQVDAHCELADIYLQLGHVDAAHEVVQQALAADPLDASCNFLLGNIYLAQGRVRDALKIYLYLEKMTDEPSPELLFNIASAFDKKGDKKKALNYAIYATEEDPSYIEAYELTGRLFFEMGELTEAKNAYQEILTIERNNANARQMLYVIFTRENRISEKK; encoded by the coding sequence GTGAATAAGGCATGGGAAAGATTATTAAGTAAGGCAATTATGACGCTCGAGGAAGGTAACTGGCTAAGGGCCGTTCAGTATCTTAAGAGATCGTGTGAGTTATACCCGGATCAGGTAGACGCTCATTGTGAACTTGCGGATATATACCTGCAACTGGGTCATGTTGATGCTGCCCATGAGGTAGTGCAGCAGGCACTGGCTGCTGATCCGCTGGATGCATCCTGCAACTTTCTTCTTGGCAATATCTACCTTGCACAGGGAAGGGTACGGGATGCGCTAAAGATTTATCTGTATCTCGAAAAGATGACCGATGAACCTTCCCCTGAGCTCCTCTTTAACATTGCCTCTGCCTTTGACAAAAAAGGGGATAAAAAAAAGGCATTAAATTACGCAATATATGCAACTGAAGAAGACCCGTCTTATATAGAGGCTTATGAGTTAACCGGCAGGCTCTTTTTTGAGATGGGTGAATTAACTGAGGCAAAAAACGCCTATCAGGAAATCCTTACCATTGAAAGAAATAATGCAAATGCCCGCCAGATGCTCTATGTCATCTTTACCAGGGAGAACCGGATCTCAGAAAAAAAATAG
- a CDS encoding RluA family pseudouridine synthase, with protein MPIVKILRVSPYSDAKRIDQYVTNLLPLSRTTVQKLLKLKLITVNSEPVKANYKIRPDDEIKIEIPGPTPLPLEPEAIPINIVYEDEHLLIVNKPSGMVVHPSPGHYSGTLVHALLHHCKDLKGIGGRERPGIVHRLDKDTSGVLVIAKSDLVHRHLSKQFKDRTVNKVYIALVQGVMKKNRGEIDLPIGRDTKDRKKFSSRTIKPKHAKTLYRVIKRFKNASLLELRPETGRTHQLRVHLAHLNHPVAGDSFYGGRGYSKLGNIMIDRLMLHAMRLGFTHPVTGKYMEFEPPLPDNMKIILERFSGQLSAK; from the coding sequence ATGCCTATAGTGAAGATACTAAGGGTATCTCCTTACAGCGACGCCAAAAGGATTGACCAGTACGTAACAAATCTCCTGCCACTTTCACGGACCACTGTTCAGAAGCTGCTTAAATTAAAACTGATTACGGTTAATAGCGAACCGGTTAAGGCAAATTACAAGATCCGTCCTGACGATGAGATAAAGATAGAAATCCCAGGGCCAACACCCCTCCCTTTGGAACCAGAGGCTATCCCGATTAATATAGTTTATGAGGATGAGCATCTCCTGATAGTAAATAAGCCTTCGGGAATGGTTGTGCATCCTTCACCGGGTCATTACAGCGGCACCCTTGTACATGCCCTTCTTCATCACTGTAAGGACTTAAAGGGGATAGGAGGCCGTGAGAGGCCTGGCATTGTGCACAGGTTGGATAAAGACACATCCGGTGTCCTTGTTATTGCCAAGAGTGACCTTGTGCACCGTCACTTATCAAAACAGTTTAAGGATCGTACGGTCAACAAGGTGTACATCGCCCTCGTTCAGGGTGTGATGAAAAAAAACAGGGGTGAGATTGACCTGCCCATTGGCAGGGATACAAAGGACAGAAAGAAGTTCTCATCCCGTACGATAAAACCCAAACACGCAAAAACACTCTACAGGGTAATAAAACGTTTTAAGAATGCAAGCCTTCTGGAATTAAGGCCAGAGACAGGCAGGACCCACCAGTTGAGGGTACATCTCGCACATCTCAATCACCCTGTTGCAGGTGACAGTTTTTATGGAGGAAGGGGCTATTCAAAACTCGGGAACATTATGATAGACCGGCTTATGCTGCATGCGATGAGACTTGGCTTTACACATCCGGTCACAGGGAAATACATGGAGTTTGAACCACCCCTGCCTGATAATATGAAGATAATTTTGGAACGGTTCAGTGGACAATTGTCTGCAAAATAA
- a CDS encoding YfhL family 4Fe-4S dicluster ferredoxin, with the protein MALLINEECIACAACLPECPNEAISEGDIYIIDPDKCTECVGHYDEPQCVAVCPVDNCIVPDPNRKESKDELQAKYERLTAK; encoded by the coding sequence ATGGCGCTGCTTATTAATGAAGAATGTATTGCCTGTGCTGCCTGTTTACCGGAGTGTCCTAATGAGGCAATAAGTGAAGGGGATATTTATATAATAGACCCTGATAAATGTACCGAATGTGTGGGACATTATGATGAACCACAGTGTGTTGCAGTATGCCCGGTGGATAATTGCATTGTACCGGATCCAAACCGTAAGGAATCAAAAGACGAACTTCAGGCAAAATACGAACGCTTAACCGCAAAATAA
- a CDS encoding HD-GYP domain-containing protein: protein MSSKKIPIQKLKTGMFVEGLDRPWIDTPFFFHKKLIKNQVQIDKMVSSGIQYVTINTDKGEDIEDKPVLDTNEKSHLSSAPPREPLRPSVLPENTDPLKVEEELPRAREIKSNVTNVVKSVFNDVRMGKAIEVKAVKEQVGDIVDSVIRNRDALLCLTNLKDYDDYTFMHCVNISILAVSFARHIGMSKTQLENIGFGGILHDIGKTMIPESILNKPGKYTEAEYGIMKRHVSLGGEILRKYDNIPEEAMLVAMQHHERFNGSGYPHGLSGSHISREGQIASISDVYDALTYERVYHKAATCHATVRRLYEWGDTLFDKALVERFVQCIGIYPFNSLVELNTGQCGIVMSVNHVSLLRPRVFIILDRDKKVQKPVEIDLAVEKNDKGEFAYSIVKELDPAAYGIDVNQFTDIPVSDAVK from the coding sequence ATGTCATCGAAGAAGATCCCTATACAGAAACTCAAGACAGGCATGTTTGTTGAAGGGCTTGACCGTCCATGGATAGACACCCCGTTTTTCTTTCATAAAAAATTAATAAAGAACCAGGTTCAGATTGACAAGATGGTCAGTTCCGGGATTCAGTATGTAACGATAAATACGGATAAAGGGGAAGATATTGAGGATAAACCGGTCCTGGATACAAATGAAAAGTCGCATCTCTCTTCCGCACCCCCAAGGGAACCGCTGAGACCTTCTGTATTGCCTGAGAATACTGATCCTCTGAAGGTTGAGGAAGAATTGCCGAGGGCAAGGGAAATCAAAAGTAATGTTACAAATGTCGTAAAGAGTGTATTTAATGATGTAAGGATGGGAAAGGCAATTGAGGTCAAGGCCGTGAAGGAGCAGGTTGGAGATATCGTTGACAGTGTAATCAGGAACAGGGATGCATTGTTGTGTCTGACCAACCTTAAGGATTATGATGATTATACATTCATGCATTGTGTAAATATCAGCATTCTTGCAGTGTCGTTTGCGCGTCACATCGGGATGTCAAAGACGCAATTGGAGAATATAGGATTTGGCGGAATATTACATGATATAGGAAAGACGATGATTCCTGAAAGCATCCTGAACAAACCTGGAAAGTATACGGAGGCCGAATACGGGATAATGAAGCGTCATGTGTCATTGGGTGGTGAGATATTGCGAAAGTATGATAACATACCGGAAGAGGCCATGCTGGTTGCAATGCAGCACCATGAACGGTTTAATGGATCAGGCTATCCTCACGGTCTATCCGGCAGCCATATAAGCCGTGAGGGACAGATTGCAAGTATATCAGATGTATACGATGCGCTGACATATGAAAGGGTGTATCATAAGGCTGCAACCTGTCATGCAACAGTCAGGAGATTGTATGAATGGGGAGATACACTTTTTGACAAGGCCCTGGTAGAACGGTTTGTGCAGTGTATTGGCATATACCCGTTTAACTCATTGGTGGAATTAAATACCGGACAGTGCGGAATAGTCATGTCTGTAAATCATGTGAGTTTATTGCGGCCCCGGGTTTTTATAATACTGGATAGGGATAAGAAGGTACAAAAACCTGTTGAAATTGATTTGGCAGTAGAGAAAAATGATAAGGGGGAATTTGCCTATTCGATCGTGAAAGAACTAGATCCTGCTGCCTATGGAATTGATGTAAACCAGTTTACTGATATTCCAGTGTCTGATGCGGTAAAATGA
- the hemL gene encoding glutamate-1-semialdehyde 2,1-aminomutase, whose protein sequence is MKRDKSLALFERAQKLMPGGVNSPVRAFRAVGGQPIFIDRASGCLLYDADGNEYIDYVLSWGPMIAGHTHPEVTRALTEAITKGTSFGAPTALEIELTGMVRDAYPSMELIRLVNSGTEATMSAIRLARGYTKRDKIIKFEGCYHGHADSLLVKAGSGAATLGVPDSLGVPVDFAKNTITIPFNNTDALEDVMENCGDDVACIIVEPVPGNMGVVPPEKGYLMFLRDISQQFGVLLIFDEVMSGFRVAYGGAQELYGITPDLTCLGKVIGGGLPVGAYGGKKEIMEKIAPLGPVYQAGTLSGNPLAMTAGIETLKILSKPGTYERLNRLSEQLSEGLKEAATGAGVPAFHTRVGSMLCTFFTKGPVTDYETARGSDTAAFGKYFNSMLESGIYLAPSQFEAIFLSTAHTEEHIEKTIKAADAAFRRI, encoded by the coding sequence ATGAAGAGAGACAAATCATTAGCGTTGTTTGAGAGAGCACAAAAACTAATGCCAGGCGGAGTCAATAGTCCGGTCAGGGCATTCAGGGCCGTAGGGGGACAGCCAATATTTATTGACAGGGCATCGGGCTGTCTCTTATATGATGCAGATGGTAATGAGTATATTGACTATGTCCTGTCATGGGGTCCTATGATTGCAGGCCACACACACCCTGAGGTCACGAGGGCCTTAACAGAGGCAATTACAAAGGGTACCAGTTTCGGGGCGCCGACAGCCCTTGAGATAGAATTGACGGGAATGGTCAGGGATGCGTATCCATCTATGGAATTAATCAGACTGGTTAATTCCGGCACTGAGGCAACCATGAGCGCCATCAGGCTTGCAAGGGGATATACGAAGAGGGACAAGATTATCAAATTTGAAGGTTGCTACCACGGACATGCAGACAGCCTCCTCGTAAAGGCCGGTTCAGGCGCTGCAACACTTGGTGTCCCCGACAGCCTCGGTGTGCCTGTTGATTTTGCCAAAAACACCATAACTATTCCATTTAACAATACTGACGCACTGGAAGATGTAATGGAAAACTGCGGAGATGACGTTGCATGCATAATTGTGGAACCCGTCCCTGGTAATATGGGCGTAGTACCTCCGGAGAAGGGGTATCTTATGTTCCTGAGGGATATTTCCCAGCAGTTCGGTGTCCTTCTGATATTTGATGAAGTCATGAGCGGATTCAGAGTCGCTTACGGCGGAGCTCAGGAACTATATGGCATCACCCCGGACCTTACATGCCTTGGAAAGGTAATAGGGGGCGGTCTTCCTGTAGGGGCATATGGCGGCAAAAAAGAAATAATGGAAAAGATAGCGCCCCTCGGTCCTGTATACCAGGCGGGAACACTCTCAGGAAACCCACTCGCGATGACAGCAGGTATTGAAACTTTAAAGATACTCTCTAAGCCCGGGACATATGAAAGATTGAACAGGCTTTCAGAACAGTTGTCAGAGGGTCTCAAAGAAGCGGCCACTGGTGCGGGTGTGCCGGCATTTCATACGAGGGTGGGAAGCATGCTATGCACCTTCTTCACCAAAGGCCCTGTCACAGACTATGAAACTGCAAGGGGTTCGGACACCGCTGCCTTTGGTAAGTATTTTAACTCCATGCTGGAATCAGGGATTTACCTGGCGCCGTCTCAGTTCGAGGCTATATTTCTTTCAACGGCACATACAGAAGAACATATTGAGAAGACGATTAAGGCAGCTGATGCAGCATTCAGAAGGATATAG
- a CDS encoding YajQ family cyclic di-GMP-binding protein, whose translation MASDNSFDIVSKIDMQEVKNAIDQALKEVGQRFDFKGSKSDVKLEEKDNEIVVSSDDEYKLKSLIDILQAKLVKRGISLKALTYGKIESALGGTARQSIKLQQGIPSDKAKEIVKAIKETKLKVQSQIQGDQLRVSGKNRDDLQSVIKLLRESDFGIDMQFINYR comes from the coding sequence ATGGCATCGGATAATTCATTTGACATTGTTTCAAAAATAGATATGCAGGAGGTAAAGAATGCTATAGACCAGGCGTTGAAGGAGGTCGGTCAGAGATTCGATTTTAAAGGGAGCAAGAGCGACGTTAAACTTGAAGAAAAGGATAATGAGATAGTAGTAAGTTCTGATGATGAGTATAAATTAAAGAGCCTTATTGATATACTGCAGGCTAAACTGGTAAAAAGGGGGATTTCGCTGAAGGCATTAACATACGGGAAGATTGAGTCTGCCCTCGGCGGCACAGCCAGGCAGAGTATTAAGCTGCAGCAGGGTATCCCGTCGGATAAGGCAAAAGAGATCGTCAAGGCTATAAAGGAGACCAAGCTTAAGGTTCAGTCACAGATACAGGGGGATCAGCTCAGGGTATCAGGAAAAAACAGGGATGACCTTCAGTCTGTAATCAAACTCCTTCGTGAGAGTGACTTTGGGATAGATATGCAGTTCATAAACTACAGGTGA
- a CDS encoding outer membrane lipoprotein carrier protein LolA: MPDGSFRIRNTVCGIVLVFVMVFIPGVLFGEENSADVLSRVQLTYKGVSDLTSDFVQQSYIKGFDARNFRGKLYLKKPGQVRWDYTKPVKQNIVINGDKIILYFHEQKQAIIQKVSAHPDAEPAMGLLSNIEKWDEDFIITVQNISGGLARLKLIPRKKMMVKEVVAEIDKETSYINKLILYEISGNKVSFNFSGIKINSGIKGSLFEFKIPAGTEVLEY; this comes from the coding sequence GTGCCGGATGGCAGTTTCAGGATACGGAATACAGTATGTGGAATAGTACTGGTTTTTGTAATGGTCTTTATTCCAGGTGTCCTTTTCGGGGAGGAAAATTCTGCTGATGTCCTGAGCAGAGTTCAATTAACCTACAAGGGTGTGAGTGATCTTACCTCTGATTTTGTGCAGCAAAGCTACATAAAGGGTTTTGATGCCAGGAACTTCAGGGGGAAGTTATATCTGAAAAAGCCAGGACAGGTCAGATGGGATTATACAAAACCAGTTAAGCAGAATATCGTTATAAACGGCGACAAGATTATTCTCTATTTCCATGAGCAGAAACAGGCCATTATACAGAAGGTCTCAGCCCACCCTGATGCTGAACCAGCCATGGGACTGTTGTCCAATATAGAAAAATGGGACGAGGATTTTATTATAACAGTTCAAAATATCTCAGGCGGCCTTGCCAGGCTCAAACTTATTCCCAGGAAAAAAATGATGGTTAAAGAGGTTGTTGCAGAGATAGATAAGGAAACATCGTATATTAACAAACTAATCCTATACGAGATCAGCGGCAATAAGGTTTCCTTTAATTTTTCAGGGATAAAGATTAACAGCGGGATTAAAGGCAGCCTGTTTGAGTTTAAGATACCGGCTGGCACTGAGGTGCTGGAGTACTGA
- a CDS encoding DNA translocase FtsK: MAEKKAKREQKKWISEIWGLVFFAAGLIIFASLISFSPDDPSFNSISTSNNVKNLAGLLGSYLSDILFTLAGGAAYLVPFVLFLAGWKKFKREEASHIERVIGFCLLFLSLPTFLHLNLGRFSLSIKGSIPAGGLIGDLIASLLTGCCAKFGAHVIAFTLVVISAVIAIGISPADMSSAILRRAGFFLQLLKGRLSVRDRKKKVVLEGKPVLSSDKGLPEEEQYPEEPELDLFRPEPVIQQRNRNRHSAGDSETVLMQENLEFSNTSPDGSYKLPPLSILSDPPQSDLKINKEDLLMNSNILEKKLLDFGIDGQVVEVNPGPVITMYEFEPAPGVKLSRIVNLSDDLALALKSGSVRIVAPLPGKSTVGIEVPNHLREDVFLKEIIASEQFRALKSRLPLALGKDISGNPVVADMTRMPHLLVAGATGSGKSVALNSMISSLIYSATPSELKIVMIDPKILELSIYEGIPHLITPVITQPKEASWILQRLVEEMQRRYRVLAEKGVRNIDGYNKLPDKEETLPYIVVIVDELADLMMTAQREVEDSIARLAQMARAAGIHLILATQRPSVDVITGVIKANFPARISFKVSSKVDSRTILDGIGAEDLLDKGDMLFLQPGTSKLMRVHGAFIYEAEVKNLVDYAKAQASPEYSYKPEEAVSEEAVSEGDRDDEFYQQALDIVLMSGQASISLIQRRLRIGFNRAARLVEMMEVDGFVGPSIGGKPREVLKRESTNKQ, from the coding sequence ATGGCTGAGAAAAAGGCAAAACGGGAACAAAAGAAATGGATTAGTGAAATCTGGGGGCTTGTCTTTTTTGCAGCGGGTCTCATTATTTTTGCAAGCCTTATATCATTCAGCCCTGATGATCCTTCATTTAACTCTATTTCTACCAGTAATAACGTAAAAAATCTTGCCGGCCTGCTGGGTTCATACCTTTCTGATATCCTTTTTACTCTTGCAGGCGGTGCAGCATACCTTGTCCCATTTGTCCTTTTTCTCGCAGGATGGAAGAAGTTTAAGAGGGAAGAGGCTTCTCATATTGAAAGGGTCATAGGTTTTTGCCTTCTGTTCCTGTCACTTCCAACGTTCCTCCACCTTAACCTTGGCAGGTTCTCTCTCTCTATCAAGGGGAGCATCCCTGCAGGAGGACTTATAGGTGATTTGATCGCCTCGCTACTCACAGGTTGTTGTGCCAAATTCGGTGCCCATGTAATAGCCTTTACACTTGTGGTGATATCAGCAGTAATAGCGATAGGAATTTCTCCTGCGGATATGTCGTCAGCTATATTGAGAAGGGCGGGATTTTTTTTACAATTGCTTAAGGGAAGATTATCAGTCAGGGACAGGAAAAAAAAGGTGGTTCTGGAGGGCAAACCTGTATTATCCTCAGATAAAGGTCTCCCTGAAGAAGAGCAATATCCAGAGGAACCGGAGCTGGACCTTTTTCGTCCTGAGCCTGTAATTCAGCAGAGAAACCGCAATCGTCATAGCGCCGGAGACAGCGAGACAGTGCTTATGCAGGAAAATCTTGAGTTCTCGAACACGTCCCCTGATGGATCATATAAACTGCCGCCGTTGTCAATACTTAGTGACCCGCCTCAGTCAGATCTTAAAATTAATAAAGAAGACCTCCTTATGAATTCCAATATCCTTGAGAAAAAACTTCTTGATTTCGGAATAGATGGTCAGGTCGTAGAGGTTAATCCGGGGCCGGTGATAACAATGTATGAATTCGAACCCGCGCCGGGTGTCAAGTTGTCAAGGATCGTGAACCTATCTGATGACCTTGCGCTTGCACTCAAATCCGGGAGTGTGCGCATTGTAGCACCGCTCCCTGGCAAATCTACAGTGGGGATAGAGGTGCCTAACCATTTAAGGGAAGATGTGTTCCTTAAGGAGATAATTGCATCTGAGCAGTTCCGGGCATTAAAGTCGAGGCTGCCTCTGGCGCTCGGAAAGGATATCTCCGGCAATCCGGTTGTAGCTGACATGACAAGGATGCCGCATCTGCTGGTCGCAGGTGCAACAGGCTCAGGCAAGAGTGTTGCCTTAAACAGTATGATATCCAGCCTTATCTACAGTGCCACCCCATCTGAACTAAAGATAGTAATGATAGATCCAAAGATACTGGAGTTGTCCATCTATGAGGGTATACCTCATCTCATCACGCCTGTAATTACTCAGCCAAAGGAGGCGTCATGGATTTTGCAGAGACTTGTTGAGGAGATGCAGAGGAGGTACCGCGTCCTTGCAGAGAAGGGAGTAAGAAACATTGACGGGTATAACAAGCTCCCTGATAAAGAGGAAACTCTTCCATATATAGTTGTAATAGTTGACGAACTTGCTGACCTTATGATGACGGCGCAGCGTGAAGTGGAAGACTCTATTGCAAGACTTGCCCAGATGGCAAGGGCGGCAGGTATACATCTGATACTGGCGACTCAACGGCCGTCAGTGGACGTTATTACAGGCGTCATAAAGGCAAATTTCCCTGCACGCATATCATTCAAGGTCTCATCAAAGGTGGATTCAAGGACCATACTTGACGGCATTGGGGCGGAGGACCTGCTGGACAAGGGAGATATGCTCTTTCTTCAGCCCGGGACTTCAAAGCTGATGAGGGTGCATGGCGCGTTTATATATGAGGCAGAGGTAAAGAATCTGGTTGATTATGCAAAGGCACAGGCAAGTCCTGAGTATAGCTACAAACCTGAGGAAGCTGTTTCAGAGGAGGCTGTTTCCGAAGGAGACAGAGACGATGAGTTCTACCAGCAGGCCCTTGATATTGTCCTGATGTCGGGACAGGCTTCAATATCGCTCATACAGCGCCGTTTGCGCATAGGCTTCAACCGTGCCGCGCGGCTTGTTGAGATGATGGAGGTGGATGGTTTTGTTGGGCCGTCCATTGGAGGCAAGCCAAGAGAGGTGCTCAAGCGCGAGAGTACCAATAAGCAATGA
- a CDS encoding ribonuclease J, translated as MDDAALLIIPLGGLGEIGLNMTVFRYGDDIIAVDAGLMFPEEEMLGVDVVIPDFSYLTENRENVRGIFITHGHEDHIGAIPYLLREMNIPVYGTPLTIGLISEKLKEHDLDEKSKLIPIRPGEVIDAGSFSVEGIRITHSIVDGVGFGITTPAGRIVHTGDFKFDQTPVDGQLLDVHRFADYGNMGTLVLLSDSTNSEREGYCLSEREVGVAFNEIFASARKRIIVATFASNIHRIQQVIDAAAKYDRRVILNGRSVINNTRIAEELGYLHYPPDVKASMDDLNELPDDKVVIVTTGSQGEPMSSLSRMAMDDHKHIKIKEGDMVLLSSRFIPGNERAIGRVINHLFRRGANVLYEQVSDIHVSGHACREEQKMMLNLVKPKYFIPVHGEYRHLVYHARLAEGLGIPRENILILEDGDVAHFSKDGASIAGKVESGRVFVDGKGIGEVGGIVLRDRKHLGMDGIIIVMTGIEKSSAKVITGPDIITRGFIHEGDYPEVIEELRQVVITLLGEMEQESKQEWIVVKDRVTAALKRYIKKKMERRPMIIPIIIEV; from the coding sequence ATGGATGATGCGGCCCTCCTGATTATACCTCTTGGCGGTCTTGGTGAAATCGGTCTCAATATGACCGTCTTCCGTTATGGAGATGACATAATAGCTGTAGATGCCGGGCTAATGTTTCCTGAAGAGGAGATGCTTGGTGTTGATGTCGTCATCCCTGATTTTTCTTATCTGACTGAAAACCGTGAAAATGTCCGCGGCATTTTTATTACCCATGGACATGAAGATCACATAGGCGCCATCCCATACCTGCTTAGAGAGATGAATATCCCTGTATATGGCACACCTCTCACCATTGGTCTTATCTCGGAAAAGCTGAAGGAACATGATCTTGATGAGAAAAGCAAATTGATCCCTATCAGGCCTGGAGAGGTTATTGATGCGGGAAGTTTTTCAGTTGAAGGCATCAGGATAACCCACAGCATAGTGGACGGGGTAGGCTTCGGAATTACAACGCCTGCCGGCCGTATAGTACATACAGGGGACTTCAAATTTGATCAGACACCTGTTGATGGTCAGCTGCTGGATGTCCATCGTTTTGCTGATTACGGAAATATGGGAACACTCGTACTCCTTTCAGACAGCACAAACTCTGAGAGAGAAGGTTATTGTCTGTCGGAGCGTGAGGTCGGCGTTGCATTTAATGAGATATTTGCTTCTGCCAGGAAAAGGATTATCGTGGCCACGTTTGCGTCAAACATTCACAGGATACAGCAGGTTATTGACGCAGCGGCGAAATACGACAGAAGGGTAATTCTGAACGGCAGGAGTGTGATAAACAACACGAGGATAGCAGAGGAGCTTGGATACCTGCACTATCCCCCTGATGTCAAGGCATCTATGGATGATCTGAATGAACTGCCGGATGATAAGGTTGTGATTGTGACAACAGGGAGTCAGGGAGAGCCGATGTCTTCACTCTCCAGGATGGCGATGGATGATCATAAGCATATAAAGATAAAAGAAGGTGATATGGTGTTGCTATCCTCCAGGTTCATCCCTGGAAATGAGAGGGCAATCGGCAGAGTGATCAATCACCTCTTCAGGCGCGGCGCCAATGTCCTGTATGAACAGGTCTCGGATATCCATGTGTCCGGTCATGCCTGCAGGGAGGAGCAGAAGATGATGCTTAATCTGGTGAAACCAAAATATTTTATACCTGTACATGGCGAGTACAGGCACCTTGTGTATCACGCAAGACTGGCAGAGGGGCTTGGAATTCCCAGGGAGAATATACTCATACTTGAGGATGGGGATGTGGCGCATTTCTCAAAGGATGGCGCATCAATAGCAGGGAAGGTGGAATCAGGACGGGTGTTTGTGGATGGAAAGGGGATTGGCGAGGTTGGCGGCATAGTCCTCAGGGATCGTAAACACCTTGGGATGGATGGGATTATCATTGTAATGACAGGGATCGAAAAGAGTTCTGCAAAAGTTATTACAGGTCCGGACATTATCACCCGTGGATTTATCCATGAAGGGGATTATCCTGAAGTAATTGAGGAACTGCGGCAGGTCGTTATCACGCTCCTTGGTGAAATGGAGCAGGAGTCAAAGCAGGAGTGGATAGTAGTAAAGGACAGGGTGACCGCTGCGCTGAAGAGGTACATAAAGAAAAAGATGGAGAGGCGGCCGATGATTATACCAATAATTATTGAGGTGTAG
- a CDS encoding methyl-accepting chemotaxis protein: MNRPIFRRRNYLINRDFQVGFTIKFLIIIVIESLLAVGLFTYLSRGTLTTGFIGSDFRIARTSEFFLPTLLVSNLIIIIVTAIIGIAVLVYMSHRIAGPLYRFEKVLNEMEGGDLTQSFNLRDNDQLSELSASITGLTTTMNNRIGEIKLRTHELSGLLREIKASAPSSGPADNKDLENLLREVSENVQALEEVVTYFKTSENR; this comes from the coding sequence ATGAACAGACCAATATTCAGGCGGCGCAACTATCTGATTAACAGGGATTTTCAGGTTGGTTTCACCATCAAGTTCCTGATAATTATTGTAATTGAATCCTTACTTGCAGTTGGCCTTTTCACCTACCTCTCGAGGGGCACGCTAACTACGGGTTTCATAGGCTCTGACTTCAGGATTGCAAGGACGTCAGAATTCTTCCTCCCGACACTGTTAGTGTCAAACCTCATCATCATTATTGTTACAGCTATTATTGGCATAGCAGTACTTGTTTATATGTCACACAGGATAGCTGGTCCGTTGTACCGGTTTGAAAAGGTCCTGAATGAGATGGAAGGCGGTGACCTGACTCAGAGTTTTAATCTTAGGGATAATGATCAATTATCAGAGTTATCCGCAAGTATTACGGGGTTAACAACCACTATGAATAACAGGATTGGTGAAATAAAATTGAGGACTCATGAGTTGTCCGGACTTTTGCGGGAAATTAAGGCCTCAGCACCATCCTCCGGACCGGCAGACAATAAAGACCTGGAAAACCTGTTGAGAGAAGTATCAGAAAATGTTCAGGCTTTAGAGGAGGTTGTAACCTATTTCAAGACCTCGGAAAACCGGTAA